In one Arenibacter antarcticus genomic region, the following are encoded:
- a CDS encoding universal stress protein: protein MTEIKNILVALDLSDIDSTLIEYASFLADTLKVDKVYFVHNIKKYEISELFEEQLKDINLDEVIGDELNEKVEEKFTSSTAWEVLISEDPYSESLINYIVNKYEVQLALIGNKNRSKGTGVVSGKLLRLLKCHILSIPNNSKPDIANIWVGTDFSSASKKVFDLAENLQSATAAKVNAVHVYNVPLQFSPYIPKEHLDKRIENHLKVKYEKLIKKIGYKGELTSEIIPGRENGVAEKLRTKANTSKVDLIIVGDKGRNTFSSLLVGSVTEELFNQDLEVPLWIVK from the coding sequence ATGACTGAAATAAAAAACATCTTGGTCGCCTTAGACCTTTCAGATATAGATAGCACCCTAATTGAGTATGCATCATTTCTTGCTGACACTCTCAAGGTTGATAAGGTGTACTTTGTGCATAATATTAAAAAATATGAGATCTCAGAATTATTTGAGGAACAGTTAAAGGATATTAACCTTGACGAAGTAATTGGGGATGAGTTAAATGAAAAGGTAGAGGAAAAATTCACCTCTTCAACAGCATGGGAAGTTCTTATTTCAGAAGATCCTTATTCCGAGTCCCTTATCAATTATATTGTCAATAAATATGAGGTTCAACTCGCTTTAATTGGGAATAAGAACAGATCAAAAGGTACCGGAGTCGTTAGTGGGAAATTATTGCGTCTGCTTAAATGTCATATTTTGTCTATTCCAAATAATTCGAAACCCGATATTGCCAATATCTGGGTGGGAACAGATTTTTCAAGCGCTTCCAAAAAGGTTTTTGATTTGGCTGAAAACTTACAGAGCGCCACAGCGGCTAAAGTAAATGCGGTGCATGTATACAACGTGCCGCTTCAGTTCTCTCCATATATTCCAAAAGAACATCTCGATAAGAGGATAGAAAATCATTTAAAGGTGAAATATGAGAAATTAATAAAAAAGATTGGATACAAGGGAGAACTAACTTCAGAAATTATTCCAGGAAGGGAGAACGGGGTTGCAGAAAAACTGCGAACCAAAGCTAATACTTCCAAGGTAGATCTTATCATTGTTGGTGACAAAGGCAGAAACACCTTCTCTTCCTTGCTCGTAGGAAGCGTTACCGAGGAGCTTTTTAATCAGGATCTTGAAGTACCCTTATGGATCGTTAAGTAA
- a CDS encoding BCCT family transporter: MAKKIIRSDEKKSIFGLQVNGPVFFTSAIIIIIIITLTLMFKVGAEEYFTAIQDFVAKQAGWFFILSINVFLIFMIYLAFSKFGQLRIGGQSAKPEFKTLSWFAMLFSAGMGIGLLFWSISEPIYHFLSPPMAEGGTAEAAKEAMKFTFLHWGFHAWAVYALVGLSLAYFTYSRGLPLTIRSVFYPFLGDKIYGRIGDAIDIFAVLATVFGLATSLGMGVQQIAAGLNHLFDVDSGVQTQIILIVGITLVATVSVVLGVDKGVRILSEWNMRIAVLFLLVVVILGPTIFIFKSFLQNTGNYLSNFLEIATWTESFTGSNWQNAWTLFYWGWWIAWSPFVGMFIARISKGRTVREFILGVLIVPSIVTFFWISAFGSTAIHEALLGDDTIVNAVNDNVATALFVFLEDYPFSFILNIIAVILIAGFFITSSDSGSLVVDNLTSGGKLDAPVGQRIFWALAEGSVAAVLLIGGGLQALQTATIVTGLPFAVILIIMCFSLYKGLNEDLRKLKKRESQKELENYEEIVSTIVKKRNTNQQTNIK; encoded by the coding sequence ATGGCTAAGAAGATTATAAGAAGTGATGAGAAAAAATCCATTTTTGGATTGCAAGTGAATGGTCCAGTATTTTTTACATCGGCTATTATCATCATCATTATCATAACATTAACCCTGATGTTTAAAGTCGGGGCAGAAGAATATTTTACCGCTATCCAAGATTTTGTTGCAAAGCAGGCCGGTTGGTTTTTTATATTGAGCATAAATGTCTTTCTAATATTTATGATTTATCTGGCCTTCAGTAAATTTGGGCAGTTAAGAATTGGAGGGCAAAGTGCGAAACCCGAATTTAAAACCCTTTCATGGTTCGCGATGCTTTTTAGTGCGGGAATGGGAATTGGATTGTTGTTTTGGAGTATTTCAGAACCAATTTATCATTTTTTGAGTCCACCAATGGCAGAAGGGGGAACTGCTGAAGCAGCCAAGGAAGCCATGAAATTCACCTTTTTGCACTGGGGTTTTCACGCCTGGGCAGTGTATGCATTGGTAGGATTATCCCTAGCGTATTTTACTTATTCCCGCGGACTCCCGCTTACCATTAGGTCGGTTTTTTATCCTTTTTTAGGGGATAAAATTTACGGAAGAATTGGAGATGCCATAGATATCTTCGCTGTTCTCGCCACTGTATTTGGTCTTGCCACTTCTTTAGGGATGGGGGTGCAACAAATTGCTGCAGGATTAAATCACCTTTTTGATGTAGATAGTGGAGTGCAGACTCAAATTATATTAATTGTCGGAATCACGTTAGTGGCTACCGTCTCAGTTGTTTTGGGCGTAGATAAAGGAGTGAGAATTTTGAGTGAATGGAATATGAGAATAGCGGTGCTATTCCTTCTGGTAGTAGTGATATTAGGACCAACAATCTTTATTTTTAAATCCTTCTTGCAAAATACAGGGAATTATTTATCCAATTTTCTTGAAATTGCAACCTGGACAGAAAGTTTCACTGGCTCCAATTGGCAAAATGCATGGACCCTTTTTTACTGGGGATGGTGGATTGCCTGGTCTCCTTTTGTAGGGATGTTTATTGCCCGTATTTCCAAAGGGCGTACCGTGCGTGAGTTTATTCTGGGAGTTTTAATAGTGCCTTCGATCGTTACTTTTTTTTGGATCTCAGCATTCGGAAGTACAGCGATACATGAGGCACTTCTTGGAGATGATACGATTGTAAATGCTGTGAATGATAATGTTGCCACCGCCCTATTTGTATTTTTGGAAGATTATCCATTTTCATTTATTCTTAACATTATTGCCGTAATTTTAATTGCAGGATTCTTTATCACTTCTTCAGATTCTGGATCTTTGGTGGTAGATAACTTAACGTCCGGAGGCAAATTAGATGCTCCTGTAGGGCAAAGAATCTTTTGGGCCCTTGCGGAAGGTAGTGTTGCAGCAGTTCTTCTAATCGGGGGGGGATTACAGGCGCTTCAAACAGCTACCATAGTTACGGGATTGCCCTTTGCGGTGATTTTAATAATTATGTGTTTTTCACTATACAAAGGTTTAAATGAAGACCTTCGGAAACTAAAAAAGCGGGAATCTCAAAAAGAACTCGAAAATTACGAGGAAATAGTTTCTACAATCGTTAAAAAACGAAATACTAATCAGCAAACTAACATTAAATAA